The Cloacibacillus sp. An23 genomic interval AAGCTCCTTTCAGGCACGAAAACGCTGAGGGGAAAGACACGGCCCCTCAGGCGTTCACATGCTTATTTTTAACGACGTTGATAAACGGCGCTTTACAGCGATCCCATTTTCTCCGTGAATTCCTGCATCAGTTCGACGCCGACCCCCTGCTTCCCCATTTCGACCCAGGTCGCCATGCAGGCTTCCTTGATCGGGCGAAGCTCCTCTTCGGTGTATCTGAATACCTTGACGCCCTTCTCCTCCATGAGTTTCATATACTTCTCGTCCTCCGCCTGAGCGTTGTCTATCGAGAGCAGAGTGTACTTCTTGGCCACGTCGCGGAAGACCTGCTGATCCTCCGGCGTCAGCTTCTGCCACGATTTGTCGCTGATCATGATTCCGAGATACTCCATGGAGTAGTTCGTAGCGTACCAGTATTTCACGACGTCGCCGAGGATCGTGTACGCCGCGGCTGTCGGATATCCGTCCGCCGCGTCGCAGACGCCGGTCTGCATCGACTGATAAACGTCGGGATAGGGTATCGTGATGGGACGGAAGCCCATAGCCTTGGCTCCGGTCACGTACGACACCATGTTCGGGACTCGCGTAAGCACGCCTTTGTCCACCTTAGGGTTGAGCGGCTCGATAAGAGGCTTCGTCGAAGCTATGCCTATAAAGCCCTCGACGTACGACCCTAACAGGTGGACGCCTACGGAATTAAGAAATTCGTCGAGTTTCGTCGGGAACCAGGCCCCGGGCGTAAGAGCCTTCTTGGCCGACTCGTAGC includes:
- the dctP gene encoding TRAP transporter substrate-binding protein DctP, with the translated sequence MRRFALTVAALFIFVALASPAIAAPLVFRFAGQSPPDHMATKTMEAMAKEINEGTDGRVEIKTYPAGQLGNYTLVMEEMMRGTVDMACMSLATDFDPRLEMTYANGFVTGYESAKKALTPGAWFPTKLDEFLNSVGVHLLGSYVEGFIGIASTKPLIEPLNPKVDKGVLTRVPNMVSYVTGAKAMGFRPITIPYPDVYQSMQTGVCDAADGYPTAAAYTILGDVVKYWYATNYSMEYLGIMISDKSWQKLTPEDQQVFRDVAKKYTLLSIDNAQAEDEKYMKLMEEKGVKVFRYTEEELRPIKEACMATWVEMGKQGVGVELMQEFTEKMGSL